From the Astyanax mexicanus isolate ESR-SI-001 chromosome 9, AstMex3_surface, whole genome shotgun sequence genome, one window contains:
- the c9h15orf48 gene encoding normal mucosa of esophagus-specific gene 1 protein — translation MVTGGFLQMLRKKKELIPLIGFMAFAAAGATSASLYFLFTKPDVILNKSQNPEPWERVDPSTPQKLITINQQWKPVEELQLVKSLTK, via the exons ATGGTGACAGGAGGTTTTCTGCAAATGCTGAGGAAAAAGAAGGAG CTCATTCCTCTGATCGGCTTTATGGCTTTTGCCGCCGCTGGAGCCACATCTGCTAGTCTTTACTTCTTATTCACCAAACCTGATGTGAT TCTAAACAAATCCCAAAATCCAGAGCCTTGGGAAAGAGTTGACCCATCAACCCCACAAAag ctcatCACTATAAATCAGCAGTGGAAGCCAGTGGAGGAGCTCCAGCTCGTGAAGAGTCTGACCAAGTAA
- the spata5l1 gene encoding spermatogenesis-associated protein 5-like protein 1 — MDAVVTPQIQKMPPVEDGDLVVLPPDSVDAGTQRCRLGPAVMEELGLKLGSPLLILLPRGSCLCTAWPRSDLANGYLQFQTTCAGVNLINYDAMKLSTQPTPQSENSYAGFNINLMKLQCLQRMKIKPLTCPRLKRLSVKVLVQSSETEPIQYIQELAKELLMGLYVHEKHLVSVARAGTQIQFIEVEKVNSGSQKAGLVTAETRLDLSSVQTVQKYRQALRKTPSVPLGGVEEVLSSLKEMLTVPLHYPGSLKRLGLPCPRGALLVGPPGVGKTQLVRNVVQKVGAALVTINGPVVVGSRPGESEENLRRAFDRARAAALDGPCVLFIDEIDALCPRRSESGSTPENRIVAQLLTLMDGIGSDESFIIIAATNQPDTLDPALRRPGRFDREVVVGVPTLQQRFRILQCVSRGLPLSSTVDLQTIAEMTTGYVGADLSALCREAALQAILHTAQGGAENTNESVGQEHFDRALRLVPPSCLRSSVGVADFQPVSWERIGGLEDVKLKLKQSIEWPMKFPEALVRMGVRGPRGVLLYGPPGCAKTTLVKAAASASHCSFLTLSGAQLYSPYVGDSERTLSQLFQQARACSPSVVFLDEIDSMVGSRGDGHSGVQAQVLSVLLNELDGVGFKTTERRAQTKTVLTEGEEQETAGERRMELQEMCNKDVMIVAATNRPDTLDSALLRPGRLDHIIYVPPPDPQARLAILQLHTQKIPLNSDVNLMDLATQTHLFSGADLENLCKEAALLALNEEGMDVSAVQQKHFLKALERVSPSLTAHQLLQYQHLFSTGLSCS, encoded by the exons ATGGATGCTGTTGTAACCCCCCAGATCCAGAAGATGCCTCCTGTGGAAGACGGAGATCTGGTGGTGTTGCCGCCAGACTCTGTGGACGCTGGCACTCAGAGATGTCGTCTGGGTCCTGCAGTGATGGAGGAGCTGGGGCTGAAGCTGGGTTCTCCGCTTCTCATCCTGCTGCCCCGGGGGTCCTGCCTCTGCACCGCATGGCCTCGGAGTGACCTCGCTAATGGATACCTGCAGTTCCAAACCACCTGCGCTGGAGTAAACCTCATCAACTATGATGCAATGAAGCTCAGCACCCAACCAACGCCTCAGTCTGAAAACAGCTACGCTGGATTCAATATCAATTTAATGAAACTCCAGTGCCTCCAGAGGATGAAAATTAAGCCACTAACCTGCCCACGTCTTAAGCGCTTGTCTGTGAAGGTTCTGGTGCAGAGTTCTGAAACTGAGCCCATCCAGTACATTCAGGAGCTCGCAAAGGAGCTACTGATGGGTCTGTATGTGCACGAGAAGCACTTGGTGAGTGTTGCGAGAGCTGGGACTCAGATTCAGTTCATAGAGGTGGAGAAGGTGAACTCTGGCTCGCAAAAAGCTGGACTGGTCACTGCCGAGACCCGCCTGGACTTGAGCTCGGTTCAGACAGTTCAGAAGTACAGACAGGCTTTGAGAAAGACTCCTTCTGTGCCCTTGGGCGGAGTCGAGGAGGTGCTTTCTTCTCTAAAAGAGATGCTAACGGTTCCGCTGCACTATCCAGGCAGCTTAAAGCGTCTAGGCCTGCCCTGTCCACGGGGGGCGCTGTTGGTGGGGCCGCCAGGGGTGGGAAAGACCCAGCTGGTCCGAAATGTGGTGCAGAAAGTCGGAGCAGCGCTGGTGACCATAAACGGCCCTGTGGTGGTGGGGTCACGCCCTGGAGAGAGCGAAGAGAACCTGCGCAGGGCGTTCGACCGTGCTCGGGCGGCGGCGCTGGACGGTCCATGTGTTTTGTTTATTGATGAGATCGATGCTCTCTGTCCGAGGAGGAGTGAATCTGGCAGCACTCCAGAAAATCGTATCGTAGCTCAGCTGCTGACGCTCATGGATGGGATCGGCAGCGATGAAAGTTTCATCATCATCGCAGCGACCAATCAGCCTGACACACTGGACCCGGCCCTCAGGAGACCTGGCCGGTTCGACAGAGAG GTGGTGGTGGGTGTTCCCACGTTACAGCAGAGGTTCCGGATTCTGCAGTGTGTGAGCCGTGGTTTACCACTGTCTTCTACTGTGGACCTGCAGACCATCGCTGAGATGACCACTGGTTATGTTGGAGCTGATCTGAGCGCGCTCTGTAGGGAGGCAGCGCTGCAGGCTATACTGCACACTGCACag GGTGGAGCTGAGAACACAAATGAGTCTGTGGGGCAGGAGCATTTCGACAGAGCTCTGAGGTTAGTCCCACCCTCCTGTCTGCGCAGCAGTGTGGGCGTGGCCGACTTTCAGCCTGTCAGCTGGGAGCGAATAGGGGGGCTGGAAGACGTCAAACTCAAACTAAAGCAG agcATTGAGTGGCCAATGAAGTTCCCTGAGGCTCTGGTGCGGATGGGGGTACGTGGGCCGCGGGGTGTTCTGCTGTATGGCCCCCCCGGCTGTGCCAAGACCACCCTGGTTAAAGCTGCAGCTTCTGCATCACACTGCAGCTTCCTCACTCTCAGCGGAGCTCAGCTCTACTCTCCATACGTAGGAGACTCAGAGAGAACACTGTCacag ctcttcCAGCAGGCCCGGGCGTGCTCGCCCTCCGTCGTGTTTCTGGATGAGATCGACAGCATGGTGGGTAGTCGTGGTGATGGTCATAGCGGGGTGCAGGCGCAGGTTCTGTCGGTGCTGCTGAACGAGCTGGACGGCGTGGGCTTCAAGACCACCGAGAGACGAGCGCAGACAAAGACTGTCCTGACTGAGGGAGAGGAACAGGAGACTGCTGGAGAGAGACGG atggagCTGCAAGAGATGTGTAATAAGGACGTGATGATAGTGGCTGCCACTAACAGGCCGGATACTCTGGACAGCGCTTTACTCCGCCCCGGACGACTGGACCACATCATATACGTCCCACCACCTGACCCACAG GCTCGGCTGGCCATTCTGCAACTCCACACACAGAAAATACCGTTAAATTCTGACGTGAATTTGATGGATTTGGCAACCCAGACACACCTGTTTTCTGGAGCCGATCTGGAAAATCTCTGCAAAGAG GCAGCACTATTGGCTCTTAATGAGGAGGGGATGGATGTGTCGGCTGTTCAGCAGAAGCACTTCCTGAAAGCGCTGGAACGTGTCAGCCCTTCTCTGACTGCCCACCAACTCCTACAGTACCAGCATCTCTTCAGCACAGGACTGAGCTGTAGTTAG